Genomic window (Scleropages formosus chromosome 16, fSclFor1.1, whole genome shotgun sequence):
CACGCACTGGCCCTCACTGCATTGCActgaacataattaaaaaaatcaaaattaacatAAAGCTGAACTCATGAGCATTGAACCGTCACCTTCTGAGCGTCTGCTGCCGAACTGCAGGTAACACACTGTTACCATGGTTACGATACACGACACTTGGTCTGGTCCAGGCCATATGTACACACTGGAGCACAGTAGAACAGCAATTAATagtataaaaaaatttattaaatacatagAATTTAACCCCTTCCACCCCCCAGATGCTATCTGCAGTCTTGCAAGACAGAAGGGAAAGTGTTAAAACTATTATTGTGACCTGCAcaatattttatgttaaaaaataatgacattacTACATATCTTACTACATTTCCTTAACATATGACACTGTAAGATAAATGTGTGTAATATCTCTATGTGAAACTCAGCATAATGACCTTTCCCAGAGCCCCCATCCCTCCCCTAATGGGGTTAATTCATTCAGTGAAATTCCCATCTGTGAGAGGAtcaaattatcattatttcaaaatatcactattatggaaaaaaaaatgtgacacccAAAAAGGTAAGGTATATAGGCACTTAAATTTAGCAGAACTAGTCctatattattgtaattattcttattaatgataatgtgttgttattattattaatacacacacacacacacacacattttcagaaccgcttgtcccatacggggtcacggggaaccggagcctacccggtaacacagggcgtaaggccggagggggaggggacacacgcaggacgggacgccagtgcagCAATAATGCACTAATGTTGATTTGCATACTGTTTGGATATGATTTGAGTAGAATGTGATAAGGCTGAATTTTATTGCTATCTTTCACTCTTGTTTTGCACcacagcagctctatccatCAAAGAAAAGACATAACgcacatgaaaggaaaaaaagcagatataaaaataaataaatgatatattAAATGATGATGAATGGATAATGATTTGAATAATTGCAGGATGGGATGGAACGGTGATTTGTCATGGGGTTATAACTGTTAGGCCCTCTTGTGGAGACTTTGGTCATGACAAGTAATCAGAATGGGAAGGAGAGGACTTGTCAGGGATGTGCAAATGAATAATGAGCGACGCAGTGACACGGTGACCCTAATATCATAATGCCGCAGACAGACGTGTCCAACACACCCCCGTCTTTCGCTGCGTTCATGGGGGTTTGTGCTTCGCCCAACAGATGGAGCTAAACTCTTTACGTAAGAATCTCTTCAAGAGGCCATGGAATAAAAGTGTTTTCTCCTTAAAGTCCAGGAAGAgttttggacccactgcagatGACACTTTCGAAAAATCCGGCTACATTGCACACCGAAAATTATTCATAATATATTCTGCTCATATTAAAGTCTGATATAGTCtaaaatatatagatatgtTGCTTGGTTTATCACCACTTAATGAACTTTAAAGACACTGCTATTTGAAGAACCTAAATGGACATTCTGAGCATCAGTGCTCCAAGGATGAATGACACCCAGTGTGGTTATAATGTACAGCAACCTGTTTATTCATATTATGCTTCTGATCCTTTgcactataaaataaattgaaaaaaaaatttcaaaaaatttttatgaaaaatggcTCCCTGCTCCTGAGGACCCGCCCCCCTCATCCCAGCATCCCGCAGGCTGCTCCGCTGGGGTCCCTCTTACGCTGCTTTGCGCATCCGGGGGTGAAAGAGTCGTTGGTCCTCGGTCGGCGGTCGACGTCTCCGTctggatgcacacacacacacacacacacgcactgtcacacacactctcacacgcTTACACTCTCGGTCTCAGGACCTCCTTGGCAGCCTCTGAATTCAGGTAACACTCCGCGTGCCGTTCGCTGTTGCTCTGCCGTTGACGTCCTTCTGCGTGATGTTTCTGTGATGATCATGACCCTCTTTATGAGACATATTCTGCACATTCTGATATCAGTTCTCATTTGATTCCTTTCTCAGGTGCATTGAAATGCCTGGAGTCAGAAAGATTTTTTGCAATTCACTTAAACAATTTGCAATgcattaaaatgagaaaaaataacccgaagtgcttaaaaaaaagtcaggatATTTATGTACGTGCACTGTGGCAGCAATTAATAGTAGAGTTAATAGAATCATCTCAGGTAAAGTACTGAAGTGCCGCTCAGTAGGCTGTAGAACGCGAAAGTATTTGTTAGAAGTGCTCTTTCAAAAACATTAGAATTAGATggtgtcacatttttaattctggATCTTATCGCCTTCTTAAAAACTTGCTCAAGGACAGATATCACATTAGTAATACAAAATTTAGACATTTAATTTTAGCGATaagcataaaatgtaaataactctTGACAAGATTCATGCGAAGTTATGCAAGTCGTTTATCATGTGTGGCAAGGCGTATTTTCAcgcttgtgtgtgtctgcgaggGACTGGGGACGGATGTATTGTTCTGCCCGACAGGGGCCGAAACGGCCCCTATTGTTGGGGGCCCGCGCACAAAGGGGGTGTGTACTTAGTCACCTCTTTTTCCAGTCTGGCGCTCTCAGCTGTTTACTTTGGCTCACCGGACCCTGAATGCCACTTGTGAGTGGGGTGCATATCTTGACGCCCATCGTCATGGCAACTAAACCGGCTGGTTGAGGCTCGTGTGCTAAGGGTGAAGTATAGCATGCATACAGATAAAGGTCCATTAGTAGTTTGGGTAAAAAAAaggcatctatctatctatctatctatgtgcTGTACATACGAATGTGTACATGCTGAGTATATATTGCTATTGGATCTTTTATACTGTGGACCAATGTCAGGAAACAGGACACAAGGGTGGATTCACACCGGTCTGAAGCATGAAGACCTGTTTGATGCTCCTGTGTCTTTTGGCGTCTGCATTGTCTGCATCTGTGAGTACATGTTACTTTTAATAATGTTAGCACTGtctaaaagacaaagaaattgCGAAATATTTGAGAAACATGCTTATGAAAACAGGTAAGACATCAAGGCCTGACTTCATATCTTTCTATGCTGTATCATTGCTAGACCTTATGTTTTATGAAAAGTTCTTATTTTTGAGCTTTTCAGCAAAGGGTTCAGAAGTATGAAATTCACGTGATAGTCTGCGCATCAGTTTGTTTATTAAAACCAGTGAAACAACAAGTGCAAGTCATCATTTTGCTTATGCTGATGAGACTGTTGGCCTTGACTTCAGACTGAGCCCCTTTCTGTCTCTCGAACCAAGGTAAGGAACAAACCTCACGCCAAAGACCAGAACTCTTCTAAGCTCCTGCAGACCCTCCAGATGACGGTAAAACTGCTTCACCCTCACTGCCATACAATTTACTGTACAAACTCCCATTATTCACCACAGTTGAAAACAAGGTACATAAGGTGAAAATGAGGTGTGAGTTATTGTTTCGGCCATGACATCACTGAAGTTGTGTGTCTCTCCTGTTTGTGGGAAGGACGATCCCCAGGCTCAGACCCCGAGCGACCAAGACTTATTACCCACGTCCATCACTTTTGAAGCAAGCAGCCTCGagcaggaggatgaggatgtgAGCTACAGCCCGGAGAGGGGCGGTGATGAGGGTGGTACTCCGGTCCTGCTGAGTGAGGCGGTGCTGGCACGTCTGCTGGGGGCCAAGGAGGAGGCCACGGAAGAAGAGACCAGCACTGGGCACCTAATCCCCACAAATATGGACTATGCTGTGGACAGTGATGGGGACGGCAATGGGGAAAGTGACCGGGACAGCAGTGGATCGAACACTTCGGAGCCCAAGGATGATGCTCAGGACTCTGACTTGATCCCTGAGATGGTGGACTATGACCCCCAGGAGGAGGCTGACATAAGCTCTGAGAGGTTCGAGGATGGTGTAGGCCAGGTGGAGTATGCTGAAGTCGGCAAAGGGGGCATCCAGACcctcatttttaccgtatcaattcatggtaaacactttgttcaagggtactacaacaggaggcaggattcaaacttgggtcatTCAAGTCCAAAGGCGGTAGCTTTAACCTCTATGCCACGTAATTCCAGCACACATTTCCTTTGTGAAACATTTCCTTTCTCTTTAAAGTTAATGAAGGTGTCCTTAAGGGACCTGTTCCTGACACTCCACCACCTCCGCAGATCCGTCTGGTGAGCAGGGACCCCACGGAGGGGAGGGTGAGGAAGGATCCCCGCCCTGTGGACAGGCGCCCAGAGGGCCCCGTGGAACAGGAGGCCGCAGAGGGTGAGTGTTAGCTCAGCGTGGAGGCCCTGTTATGTGCTGACTGAGACACTTCCTGTAGCTTACGGCAGCGTCGCTTCCAAAACCAACCCGCTCCAACTCAGTTCCTGCGGATAAAGGAGACGATTACATTGCCCACACGAGTTCTGTGCCCTGGCATCCTGAACCGCAGTGTTTTCTCCGTGCCTACACATGTAAAAAATTTGCCATAGAATTTGTGTGGAAATATGATGCAATATTACTTCACAGATTATTATTTCCTAACAATTTATGCCACTTAGCTAAGAGGGAAATAtccaaaaatgcataaatagatcAACGTATTTTATTGCATGAGGGTTAATCAAGACATGTGTACAATATTTAAAGTCTTTTCAAAACTAAATTACTGAGGACACTGTTTGACTGAACCACATCCTTGCTTAAGCGGTCAACTATGAAGACCGGGTTTGAACCAGCACCCACACGGCTTTCCAGTTCAACTGTGAGCCCACATGGAATTCAGCTTCCACTCTCAAAATGACCCTTTTAGTTGAGTGAAGTTGCACTCATGCAGGTCGAAAAGTGGAAAAGATTTAGGTTATTTAACCTTTTcccacagggggtgtggtggcacggtggcgcggtgggttggaccacagtcctgctttccggtgggtctggggttcgagtcctgcttggggtgccttgcgacggactggcgtcccgtcctgggtgtgttccctccccctccggccttacgccctgtgttaccgggtaggctccggttccctgtgaccctgtacgggacaagcggttctgacaatgacCTTTTCCCGCTCTTTCAGACCCATGTGAGGGTTTCCCATGCAAACGTGGGAAAACATGCCGAGTGAATGAGGAGAACCAGCCTGAGTGTGTCTGCCAGGATCCCATTTCGTGTGCCCCGAGCATGACTGAGTTTCAACATGTAAGTTTAGAACCGCAGACCCCTATCTTACAGCGCTAAAGCAGGCAGAGAATTGTAGCCTTAAAGAACCAAAGGCACCTCGTTGGGACTGTCCAGTACCCTCTGTCCACAGCTGCCTGGCTAATAAAAAACCAGCAATGTGTATTGTCTTTTAGAAATCACTCAGCTGTGAATTTTTCCGGTGCAGGTCTGTGGGACAGACAACAAGACCTATGACAGCGCCTGCCAACTCTTTGCTACCAAGTGTGGCCTGGAGGGCAGCAAGCAAGGACGCCGGCTCCACCTCGACTATACCGGCCCCTGTAAACGTGCGTCAGCGTCATCAACTTGGTGCTTTGAGACTCGTGCTAATTTTTCAAAGAGCGTATCAACGGTTCTCTGATTT
Coding sequences:
- the sparcl1 gene encoding SPARC-like protein 1, whose protein sequence is MKTCLMLLCLLASALSASVRNKPHAKDQNSSKLLQTLQMTDDPQAQTPSDQDLLPTSITFEASSLEQEDEDVSYSPERGGDEGGTPVLLSEAVLARLLGAKEEATEEETSTGHLIPTNMDYAVDSDGDGNGESDRDSSGSNTSEPKDDAQDSDLIPEMVDYDPQEEADISSERFEDGVGQIRLVSRDPTEGRVRKDPRPVDRRPEGPVEQEAAEDPCEGFPCKRGKTCRVNEENQPECVCQDPISCAPSMTEFQHVCGTDNKTYDSACQLFATKCGLEGSKQGRRLHLDYTGPCKLITPCQDGELQQFPLRMRDWLKNVLLQRYELDSKAPGLLTLKQRLRVQKIYESERRLHAGDHPIETLARDFEKNYHMYIYPVHWQFAQMDQHPADRYLTHSELAPLRAPLVPMEHCTSRFFQECDGDKDNHVSFREWGQCFGIKKDDMDVNLLF